In Streptomyces sp. RFCAC02, the following proteins share a genomic window:
- a CDS encoding FAD-dependent monooxygenase produces the protein MLPVIIAGAGPTGLALAHALAGYGVPSVVLDGAEAPPARRPARTVVLTDDTLAWAALPEVARESAEWTAWRATQRGRTVIERDFSPATAPRHLPQHVLEESLRAALAEHDLVTIVPGHRVTDCEQRPAEVTVHTVRRAPEGLRGQARTFRGSFLVGCDGARSTVRKLLRVPFPGRTAVERYAVAALRAELPGAGEAALHRGPGTGEVTVRPLTGGRWRMDWPLPPDGELVTPDALLDRVHSTLTALHDGDVPPYDLLDTGVHICHQRLARRWRDGRVFLAGDAAHLSGALGTQQVAENLRDVANLAWKLAVACHEGHADLLLDSYEAERRTAVAAGLRAVDQALPVVRGGGLSARLSGRGRSRIALLSDAHLGVGALGGPAAHPSSPLTPAPPRAMPTDTPPGSQVADVPVIGLDGTRARLRDRLGGPLLLVLTAPGAGVWDAKHWLTAGLMPELAAVAKALPLPTELLVADSYPGAGPHTLLLVRPDGHLAAAVPGGDHAALESCARVVRGDTDADPSPSAAHGTHPKHT, from the coding sequence GTGCTGCCCGTGATCATCGCCGGCGCGGGCCCCACCGGGCTCGCGCTGGCGCATGCCCTGGCCGGGTACGGCGTCCCCTCCGTCGTGCTGGACGGAGCGGAGGCGCCGCCGGCGAGGCGACCGGCCCGCACCGTCGTCCTCACCGACGACACCCTCGCCTGGGCCGCACTGCCCGAAGTGGCCCGGGAGTCCGCGGAATGGACCGCGTGGCGCGCCACACAGCGCGGCCGGACCGTCATCGAACGGGACTTCTCCCCCGCGACGGCACCGCGCCACCTCCCCCAGCACGTCCTTGAGGAATCCCTGCGCGCCGCCCTGGCCGAACACGACCTCGTCACGATCGTTCCCGGCCACCGCGTGACCGACTGCGAGCAGCGGCCGGCCGAGGTCACCGTCCACACGGTGCGCCGCGCCCCCGAAGGGCTGCGCGGCCAGGCGAGGACGTTCCGCGGGAGCTTTCTCGTCGGCTGTGACGGAGCCCGCTCGACCGTCCGCAAGCTGCTCCGTGTCCCTTTCCCCGGCAGGACCGCGGTCGAGCGCTACGCGGTGGCCGCCCTGCGCGCGGAGCTGCCCGGAGCGGGCGAGGCCGCGCTGCACCGGGGACCGGGCACCGGCGAGGTGACGGTGCGGCCGCTCACCGGCGGGCGGTGGCGCATGGACTGGCCCCTCCCCCCGGACGGCGAACTCGTCACACCGGACGCCCTGCTCGACCGCGTGCACAGCACACTGACCGCCCTGCACGACGGCGACGTCCCGCCGTACGACCTGCTCGACACCGGCGTCCACATCTGCCACCAGCGCCTCGCACGGCGCTGGCGCGACGGCCGCGTCTTCCTGGCCGGTGACGCCGCCCACCTCTCCGGCGCCCTCGGCACCCAGCAGGTCGCCGAGAACCTCCGGGACGTCGCGAACCTCGCGTGGAAGCTCGCCGTCGCCTGCCACGAAGGCCACGCCGACCTCCTGCTGGACAGCTACGAGGCCGAGCGCCGCACCGCCGTGGCCGCCGGGCTGCGCGCCGTCGACCAGGCCCTGCCGGTGGTACGCGGCGGTGGGCTGTCCGCGCGCCTCTCCGGGCGCGGCAGAAGCCGGATCGCCCTCCTTTCCGACGCGCATCTCGGGGTAGGCGCCCTGGGCGGCCCCGCCGCCCACCCGTCGTCCCCGCTCACCCCCGCCCCGCCCCGGGCGATGCCGACGGACACACCGCCGGGCTCCCAGGTGGCGGACGTGCCGGTGATAGGTCTTGACGGCACCCGCGCCCGGCTGCGGGACCGGCTGGGCGGCCCCCTGCTGCTCGTCCTCACGGCCCCCGGCGCGGGCGTGTGGGACGCCAAGCACTGGCTGACGGCCGGCCTGATGCCCGAGCTGGCCGCGGTCGCCAAGGCCCTCCCCCTGCCGACCGAGCTGCTGGTCGCCGACAGCTATCCCGGCGCGGGACCCCACACCCTGCTGCTGGTGCGGCCGGACGGCCACCTGGCCGCCGCCGTCCCCGGCGGGGACCACGCGGCGCTGGAGAGCTGCGCGCGCGTCGTGCGCGGGGACACCGACGCCGATCCGTCCCCCTCCGCCGCCCACGGCACGCACCCGAAGCACACCTGA
- a CDS encoding amino acid ABC transporter permease gives MTNLSVLYDAPGPRAKRRNFALTVLFVVVLGGVLWLVLDALGDKGQLAGEKWDVFVTDSRIWSTYLWPGLQKTLQAAFLSLLIALPLGAILGIGRLSDHWWIKRPCEVIVEFFRAIPVLLMMIFANEAYAMWSDVDRDVRPLYAVVTGLVLYNASVLAEVFRAGVLSLPRGQHDAARAIGMRKGQTMVSILLPQAVTVMLPAIVSQLVVIVKDTTLGGGALGYSELMRNSGLVSTNYSNTIAAYVVAAILFIALNFLLTSLAAWLEKWIRNRKRGTGAVLHADPTDPEPTGEAVLAKVPLAAKDGTSV, from the coding sequence ATGACCAACCTGTCCGTTCTCTATGACGCGCCCGGTCCTCGTGCCAAGCGCAGGAACTTCGCGCTGACCGTGCTGTTCGTCGTCGTCCTGGGCGGCGTCCTCTGGCTGGTCCTCGACGCGCTGGGCGACAAGGGTCAGTTGGCGGGCGAAAAGTGGGACGTCTTCGTCACCGACTCGCGCATCTGGTCCACCTACCTCTGGCCGGGCCTCCAGAAGACCCTTCAGGCGGCCTTCCTGTCACTCCTGATCGCGCTCCCCCTCGGCGCGATCCTCGGCATCGGCCGTCTCTCGGACCACTGGTGGATCAAGCGTCCGTGCGAAGTCATCGTCGAGTTCTTCCGGGCCATCCCGGTGCTCCTGATGATGATCTTCGCCAACGAGGCGTATGCGATGTGGTCGGACGTGGACCGCGACGTCCGCCCGCTGTACGCGGTCGTCACCGGCCTGGTGCTGTACAACGCCTCGGTCCTCGCCGAGGTCTTCCGGGCGGGCGTGCTTTCCCTTCCGAGGGGTCAGCACGACGCGGCCCGCGCCATCGGTATGCGCAAGGGCCAGACGATGGTGAGCATCCTGCTGCCGCAGGCCGTCACCGTGATGCTGCCGGCGATCGTGAGCCAGCTCGTCGTCATCGTGAAGGACACGACGCTCGGCGGCGGCGCGCTCGGCTACAGCGAGCTGATGCGGAACTCGGGTCTCGTCTCGACGAACTACTCGAACACCATCGCCGCCTATGTCGTCGCCGCGATCCTCTTCATCGCCCTGAACTTCCTCCTCACCAGCCTGGCTGCCTGGCTGGAGAAGTGGATCAGGAACCGGAAGCGCGGCACGGGCGCGGTCCTCCACGCGGACCCGACCGATCCGGAGCCGACGGGCGAGGCCGTGCTCGCCAAGGTGCCGCTCGCCGCCAAGGACGGGACATCGGTGTAG
- a CDS encoding amino acid ABC transporter permease — translation MFDFLDLEQYDLFGAFWTTVQLTFYSAVGSLIWGTVLAAMRVSPVPVMRAFGTAYVNIFRNTPLTLIIVFCSLGLNQTLGMKMFTDGSDPSQTGFRLAVLGFIVYTSTFVCESLRSGINTVPVGQAEAARALGLPFTQVIGLIVLPQAFRAVVAPLANVLIALTKNTTVASVIGVAEASLLMKEMIENEAQLIPIALLFALGFIILTLPTGLILGWVANRVAVKR, via the coding sequence GTGTTCGACTTTTTGGATCTTGAGCAGTACGACCTGTTCGGGGCGTTCTGGACCACGGTGCAGCTCACGTTCTACTCGGCGGTCGGCTCGCTCATCTGGGGTACCGTGCTCGCGGCCATGCGCGTGAGCCCGGTCCCCGTGATGAGGGCGTTCGGCACCGCGTACGTGAACATCTTCCGGAACACCCCTCTGACCCTGATCATCGTCTTCTGTTCCCTGGGGCTGAACCAGACCCTCGGCATGAAGATGTTCACCGACGGCAGCGATCCCTCACAGACCGGCTTCCGGCTCGCGGTCCTCGGCTTCATCGTCTACACCTCGACGTTCGTCTGTGAGTCCCTGCGCTCCGGCATCAACACGGTGCCCGTCGGCCAGGCGGAGGCGGCCCGCGCCCTGGGCCTGCCCTTCACGCAGGTCATCGGCCTGATCGTGCTTCCCCAGGCGTTCCGCGCAGTGGTGGCACCGCTCGCCAACGTACTCATCGCGCTCACGAAGAACACCACGGTGGCTTCTGTCATCGGTGTCGCCGAGGCGTCGCTCCTGATGAAGGAGATGATCGAGAACGAGGCGCAGCTGATCCCGATCGCGCTCCTGTTCGCCCTCGGCTTCATCATCCTCACCCTCCCGACAGGCCTGATCCTCGGCTGGGTGGCCAATCGCGTGGCGGTGAAACGATGA
- a CDS encoding glutamate ABC transporter substrate-binding protein produces the protein MNVRKTTALAASVLALSLSATACGSDDGGDSGDGGDGITIGIKFDQPGLGLKTPDGDYTGFDVDVARYVAEQLGYEEDQISFEEAPSAERENLLKRGDVDFIVASYSITDERKESVSFAGPYLLAHQDLLMRAGETISSTDEINDLTLCSVTGSTSAQNVKNDFAPDAALNEFGTYSECLTGLENGQVDALTTDDSILAGYAAQEANQGKFELAGLELSDENYGIGIAKDDTELQGQINDALTEMVESGAWDQAIEDNFGPAGYEAEPAPEITEGA, from the coding sequence ATGAACGTTCGCAAGACGACTGCCCTCGCCGCCTCGGTGCTCGCCCTCTCCCTGTCCGCCACCGCGTGCGGCTCGGACGACGGCGGTGACAGTGGGGACGGCGGCGACGGCATCACCATCGGCATCAAGTTCGACCAGCCGGGTCTCGGCCTGAAGACGCCGGACGGCGACTACACCGGCTTCGACGTGGACGTGGCCCGCTATGTCGCCGAGCAGCTCGGCTACGAGGAGGACCAGATCTCGTTCGAGGAGGCCCCGAGCGCCGAGCGCGAGAACCTCCTCAAGCGCGGTGACGTGGACTTCATCGTCGCCAGCTACTCGATCACCGACGAGCGCAAGGAGAGCGTCTCCTTCGCCGGGCCGTACCTGCTGGCCCACCAGGACCTGCTGATGCGCGCCGGTGAGACCATCTCCTCCACGGACGAGATCAACGACCTCACCCTGTGTTCCGTGACCGGCTCCACCTCCGCGCAGAACGTGAAGAACGACTTCGCGCCCGACGCCGCGCTGAACGAGTTCGGCACCTACTCCGAGTGCCTGACCGGTCTGGAGAACGGCCAGGTCGACGCGCTCACCACGGACGACTCCATCCTCGCCGGCTACGCCGCGCAGGAGGCCAACCAGGGCAAGTTCGAGCTGGCCGGCCTGGAGCTGAGCGACGAGAACTACGGCATCGGCATCGCGAAGGACGACACCGAGCTGCAGGGCCAGATCAACGACGCCCTGACCGAGATGGTCGAGTCCGGTGCCTGGGACCAGGCCATCGAGGACAACTTCGGCCCGGCCGGCTACGAGGCCGAGCCCGCCCCCGAGATCACCGAAGGCGCCTGA
- a CDS encoding amino acid ABC transporter ATP-binding protein, producing the protein MSDAALIKKPQDVAPLAEDLVILKDVNKHYGALHVLQDVNLTIKRGEVVVVIGPSGSGKSTLCRTINRLETIDSGTITIDNEPLPAEGRELARLRAEVGMVFQSFNLFAHKTVLENVMLGPIKVRRENKTEVEARARDLLNRVGVGNQCDKYPAQLSGGQQQRVAIARALAMKPKVMLFDEPTSALDPEMINEVLEVMRQLAEEGMTMVVVTHEMGFARSAANRVVFMADGRIVEEADPHQFFDNPQSDRARDFLSKILAH; encoded by the coding sequence ATGAGCGACGCGGCGCTGATCAAGAAACCGCAGGATGTCGCGCCCCTGGCGGAGGACCTGGTCATCCTGAAGGACGTGAACAAGCACTACGGTGCTCTTCACGTACTCCAGGACGTGAACCTGACGATCAAGCGCGGCGAGGTCGTCGTCGTGATCGGTCCCTCCGGGTCCGGCAAGTCCACCCTGTGCAGGACCATCAACCGTCTGGAGACGATCGACTCCGGCACCATCACCATCGACAACGAGCCGCTGCCGGCGGAGGGCCGTGAGCTCGCCCGGCTGCGCGCCGAGGTGGGCATGGTGTTCCAGTCGTTCAACCTCTTCGCGCACAAGACGGTGCTCGAGAACGTGATGCTGGGCCCGATCAAGGTCCGGCGCGAGAACAAGACCGAGGTCGAGGCGCGGGCACGTGATCTGCTCAACCGCGTCGGCGTCGGCAACCAGTGCGACAAGTACCCCGCACAGCTCTCCGGTGGCCAGCAGCAGCGTGTGGCGATCGCCCGCGCGCTGGCGATGAAGCCGAAGGTGATGCTCTTCGACGAGCCCACCTCCGCGCTGGACCCGGAGATGATCAACGAGGTCCTCGAAGTCATGCGCCAGCTGGCGGAAGAGGGCATGACCATGGTTGTCGTCACCCATGAGATGGGCTTCGCGCGCTCCGCGGCCAACCGCGTGGTGTTCATGGCTGACGGCCGGATCGTCGAAGAGGCCGACCCCCACCAGTTCTTCGACAACCCGCAGAGCGACCGCGCCCGGGACTTCCTCTCGAAGATCCTCGCGCACTGA
- a CDS encoding response regulator transcription factor — protein sequence MRLLLVEDDEHVAAALVAVLTRHGFEVVRARGGEEAITHLRSRPFGVVLLDLGLPDVDGFEVCGRIRRIASVPIIMVTARADIRSRIHGLNLGADDYVVKPYDTGELLARIHAVARRTGPEEDTAVPEPRDGVLSLGPITVELATRQVSVDGRPVALTRKEFDLLALLAQRPGVVFRREQIISDVWQTNWKGTGRTLEVHIASLRSKLRRPELVETVRGVGYRLAVPAA from the coding sequence ATGAGACTGCTGCTGGTCGAGGACGACGAGCACGTCGCCGCCGCCCTCGTCGCCGTCCTGACCCGGCACGGCTTCGAGGTGGTGCGCGCCCGCGGCGGCGAGGAGGCGATCACGCACCTGCGCAGCCGGCCCTTCGGCGTCGTGCTGCTCGACCTCGGCCTGCCGGACGTCGACGGCTTCGAGGTCTGCGGGCGCATCCGGCGCATCGCGAGCGTCCCCATCATCATGGTCACCGCGCGCGCCGACATCCGCTCCCGCATCCACGGTCTCAACCTCGGCGCCGACGACTACGTCGTGAAGCCGTACGACACCGGCGAACTGCTCGCCCGCATCCACGCCGTGGCCCGCCGCACCGGCCCGGAGGAGGACACCGCGGTGCCCGAGCCCAGGGACGGCGTCCTCTCCCTCGGCCCCATCACCGTCGAGCTGGCCACCCGCCAGGTCTCGGTGGACGGCCGGCCCGTCGCGCTCACCCGCAAGGAGTTCGACCTCCTCGCCCTGCTCGCCCAGCGTCCCGGCGTCGTCTTCCGCCGGGAGCAGATCATCAGCGACGTCTGGCAGACCAACTGGAAGGGCACCGGCCGTACCCTCGAAGTGCACATCGCCTCCCTCCGCTCCAAGCTGCGCCGCCCCGAGCTCGTCGAGACCGTCCGCGGCGTCGGCTACCGCCTGGCCGTCCCCGCCGCCTGA
- a CDS encoding HAMP domain-containing sensor histidine kinase — MRSRLLPLLIVLLAGVLLALGIPLAASQARDEQQGVVVDRIDDTTRFASLALSATDVEPGTRPQTDALQDELDRYYEVYGINAGVFQRDGEPMAAAPNGWEPEGGADGVEFSEALAGRRSEGPAQVWPWDTHRTLVVASPVIRDGDVIAVVVTESPTGPLRSRILGGWVPIALGEVAAMLLAVAAAYWLAGWVLRPVRVLDRATHEIATGRLTARVAAAGGPPELRRLADSFNEMADNVEEVLEQQRAFVADASHQLRNPLAALLLRIDLLGLELPEGHEEIASVKAEGKRLAKVLDGLLDLALAEHSSADLRLTDVAELVAERVASWSPVADQKDVSLLLVGPPAATGWADPVGLSSALDAVVDNALKFTPSGGDVTVTVAATPDHIRIETSDTGPGLADGELERIGRRFWRSGRHQNVGGSGLGLSIVGALLTAGGARISYGHAEPHGLRVTVEVPRHAPEPAGGAAVIGPRPVSDAR; from the coding sequence ATGCGCTCACGCCTGCTCCCCCTCCTCATCGTCCTGCTGGCCGGTGTCCTCCTCGCCCTCGGCATCCCGCTCGCGGCCAGCCAGGCCAGGGACGAACAGCAGGGCGTCGTCGTCGACCGGATCGACGACACCACCCGCTTCGCCTCCCTCGCCCTGTCCGCCACCGACGTGGAGCCGGGCACGCGCCCCCAGACCGACGCCCTGCAGGACGAGCTGGACCGCTACTACGAGGTCTACGGCATCAACGCCGGCGTCTTCCAGCGCGACGGCGAACCCATGGCCGCCGCGCCGAACGGCTGGGAGCCCGAGGGCGGCGCGGACGGTGTCGAGTTCTCCGAGGCCCTGGCCGGCCGCCGCAGTGAGGGACCGGCCCAGGTGTGGCCCTGGGACACCCACCGCACGCTGGTCGTCGCCTCACCGGTGATAAGGGACGGGGACGTCATCGCCGTCGTCGTCACCGAATCGCCCACCGGGCCGCTGCGCTCCCGCATCCTCGGCGGCTGGGTGCCCATCGCGCTCGGCGAGGTGGCGGCCATGCTGCTCGCCGTGGCCGCCGCCTACTGGCTCGCGGGCTGGGTGCTGCGCCCCGTGCGCGTCCTCGACCGGGCCACGCACGAGATCGCCACGGGCCGGCTCACCGCACGGGTCGCCGCCGCCGGCGGCCCGCCCGAGCTGCGGCGGCTCGCGGACTCGTTCAACGAGATGGCCGACAACGTCGAGGAGGTCCTCGAACAGCAGCGCGCCTTCGTCGCCGACGCGTCCCACCAGCTGCGCAACCCCCTCGCCGCCCTGCTGCTGCGCATCGACCTCCTCGGTCTTGAGCTCCCCGAGGGCCATGAGGAGATCGCCTCCGTCAAGGCGGAGGGCAAACGGCTCGCCAAGGTCCTCGACGGGCTGCTCGACCTGGCGCTCGCCGAGCACAGCTCCGCCGATCTGCGGCTCACCGACGTCGCGGAGCTGGTCGCCGAGCGCGTGGCGTCCTGGAGCCCGGTCGCCGACCAGAAGGACGTGAGCCTCCTGCTGGTCGGCCCGCCCGCCGCGACCGGCTGGGCCGACCCGGTCGGGCTGTCCAGCGCGCTGGACGCCGTCGTGGACAACGCGCTGAAGTTCACCCCCTCGGGCGGCGACGTCACGGTCACCGTCGCCGCGACCCCCGACCACATACGGATAGAGACGTCCGACACCGGTCCCGGGCTCGCCGACGGAGAACTCGAGCGCATCGGCCGCCGCTTCTGGCGCAGCGGCCGCCACCAGAACGTGGGCGGTTCCGGGCTCGGCCTGTCGATCGTCGGCGCCCTCCTCACCGCCGGGGGCGCCCGCATCTCCTACGGCCACGCCGAGCCGCACGGCCTGCGCGTCACCGTGGAGGTGCCGCGGCACGCCCCCGAACCCGCCGGCGGCGCGGCCGTCATCGGCCCCCGGCCGGTGTCAGACGCACGGTGA
- a CDS encoding glycoside hydrolase family 38 C-terminal domain-containing protein, with protein MHDDRRLVEMRLRRVLEERLRPVVHTDPVPLTVERWDAPGEPVPVAEGLAAAYRPSAAGERWGPAWGTTWFRLTGRVPAAWAGETVEAVLDLGFGREQAGFQCEGLVYRADGRAVKGLHPYNDWVRVADRAAGGEDVLLYVEAAANPVLNDGVPTLLGDRTTAGDEPLYRTARLDLTVFRAEVWELVRDLEVAGGLMAELSVDDARRWTLLRAVDRALDAVDLDDVVGSAPAARAEVREVLSAPAHASAHRLSAVGHAHIDSAWLWPQRETVRKVARTAANVVALLDEDPDLVFAMSQAQQLAWLREHRPEIFERVAEKVAAGTFVPVGGMWVESDTNMVGGEAMARQFVHGKRFYLDAFGIETREVWLPDSFGYTAALPQLVRLSGSEWFLTQKISWSATNAFPHHTFWWEGIDGTRIFTHFPPVDTYNANLTPDELAHAARNYREKGVGTRSLVPFGWGDGGGGPTREMLGRARRQRDLEGAPRVAVERPEEFFRAARAEYGEAAPVWVGELYLELHRGTYTSQARTKQGNRGSESLLREAELWAATAMVRVPGYVCPYDDLDRIWKTVLLHQFHDILPGSSIAWVHREARETYERVGAELRALIGAAQRALAGEGARTVVFNAAPHTRDGVPAGGATVRGAAGEASGGPAVALVERSGGGFTLDNGLLRVGIDGRGLVVSAVDLAAGREAIAPGAAGNLLRLHPDLPNNWDAWDVDAFYRNRGEDLVGVDDLAVEERSDAAACVRVARSFGASRVVQRLTLRAGARVLDIDTEIDWHEREKILKAAFPLDVKADVSAAETQFGHVERPTHTNTTWDAAKFEICAHRWLRVGEPGWGAAVVNDSTYGHDVTREVRPDGGQTTTVRLSLLRAPRYPDPETDQGVHRLRYALAPGATVADAVREGHWINLPERVVTGGGGVEPLVTVEAEGGGHIVVSAVKPADDRGGDVVVRLYEASGGRSSGTLSAGFPLGAVTATDLLERPLADAPAFEVASGGRVALSLRPFQILTVRLTPAGGR; from the coding sequence GTGCACGATGACCGCCGTCTTGTCGAGATGCGCCTGCGCCGTGTCCTGGAGGAGCGGCTGCGGCCCGTGGTCCACACCGATCCGGTGCCGCTCACCGTGGAGCGGTGGGACGCGCCGGGCGAGCCGGTGCCGGTCGCGGAGGGCCTCGCCGCCGCGTACCGTCCGTCGGCGGCCGGCGAGCGGTGGGGTCCCGCGTGGGGGACGACGTGGTTCCGTCTCACGGGCAGGGTGCCTGCGGCATGGGCCGGGGAGACGGTGGAGGCGGTGCTCGACCTGGGGTTCGGCCGGGAGCAGGCCGGGTTCCAGTGCGAGGGGCTGGTGTACCGGGCGGACGGGCGCGCGGTGAAGGGCCTCCACCCGTACAACGACTGGGTCCGTGTCGCGGACAGGGCGGCGGGCGGTGAGGACGTGCTGCTGTACGTCGAGGCCGCCGCGAACCCGGTGCTGAACGACGGCGTCCCCACGCTGCTCGGCGACCGGACGACCGCGGGCGACGAGCCGCTGTACCGGACGGCGCGCCTGGATCTGACCGTCTTCCGCGCCGAGGTGTGGGAGCTGGTGCGTGACCTGGAGGTCGCGGGCGGGCTGATGGCCGAGCTGTCCGTGGACGACGCGCGGCGCTGGACGCTGCTGCGTGCCGTGGACCGTGCGCTCGACGCGGTGGACCTGGACGACGTGGTGGGGAGCGCGCCGGCGGCGCGCGCCGAGGTGCGCGAGGTGCTGTCCGCGCCGGCGCACGCGTCCGCGCACCGGCTCAGCGCGGTCGGGCACGCGCACATCGACTCGGCGTGGCTGTGGCCGCAGCGGGAGACCGTGCGGAAGGTGGCCCGCACGGCGGCGAACGTCGTCGCGCTCCTGGACGAGGACCCGGATCTGGTCTTCGCCATGTCGCAGGCGCAGCAGCTCGCGTGGCTGCGGGAGCACCGGCCGGAGATCTTCGAGCGGGTCGCGGAGAAGGTGGCGGCCGGCACGTTCGTCCCGGTCGGCGGCATGTGGGTCGAGTCGGACACGAACATGGTCGGCGGCGAGGCCATGGCGCGGCAGTTCGTGCACGGGAAGCGGTTCTACCTGGACGCGTTCGGGATCGAGACGCGGGAGGTGTGGCTGCCCGACTCCTTCGGGTACACGGCGGCCCTGCCCCAGTTGGTGCGGCTGTCGGGGTCCGAGTGGTTCCTGACGCAGAAGATCTCGTGGAGCGCGACGAACGCCTTCCCGCACCACACGTTCTGGTGGGAGGGCATCGACGGCACGCGGATCTTCACGCACTTCCCGCCCGTCGACACCTACAACGCGAACCTCACGCCCGACGAGCTGGCGCACGCTGCGCGGAACTACCGGGAGAAGGGCGTGGGGACGCGGTCGCTCGTGCCGTTCGGCTGGGGCGACGGCGGGGGCGGCCCCACGCGGGAGATGCTCGGCCGGGCGCGGCGGCAGCGGGATCTGGAGGGGGCGCCGCGGGTGGCCGTCGAGCGTCCCGAGGAGTTCTTCCGCGCCGCCCGCGCGGAGTACGGGGAGGCCGCGCCGGTCTGGGTGGGCGAGCTGTACCTGGAGCTGCACCGCGGCACGTACACGTCGCAGGCCCGCACGAAGCAGGGGAACCGCGGCAGCGAGTCGCTGCTGCGGGAGGCCGAGCTGTGGGCCGCCACGGCGATGGTCCGCGTGCCGGGCTACGTCTGCCCGTACGACGATCTCGACCGGATCTGGAAGACGGTGCTGCTGCACCAGTTCCACGACATCCTGCCGGGGTCGTCCATCGCGTGGGTGCACCGTGAGGCGCGCGAGACGTACGAGCGGGTGGGCGCCGAGCTGCGGGCGCTGATCGGTGCCGCGCAGCGCGCGCTGGCGGGCGAGGGCGCGCGCACCGTCGTGTTCAACGCCGCCCCGCACACCAGGGACGGTGTGCCGGCGGGCGGCGCGACCGTGCGCGGCGCGGCCGGGGAGGCGTCCGGCGGCCCGGCGGTGGCGCTCGTGGAACGGTCGGGCGGCGGTTTCACCCTGGACAACGGGCTGCTGAGGGTCGGGATCGACGGCCGCGGGCTCGTCGTGTCGGCGGTGGACCTGGCGGCCGGCCGGGAGGCGATCGCGCCCGGGGCGGCGGGCAACCTGCTGCGGCTCCACCCCGACCTGCCGAACAACTGGGACGCCTGGGACGTGGACGCGTTCTACCGCAACCGGGGCGAGGACCTGGTCGGTGTGGACGATCTGGCGGTCGAGGAGCGGTCGGACGCGGCGGCGTGCGTCCGCGTCGCGCGCTCCTTCGGCGCCTCCCGGGTGGTGCAGCGGCTCACGCTGCGCGCCGGGGCGCGCGTCCTCGACATCGACACCGAGATCGACTGGCACGAGCGCGAGAAGATCCTCAAGGCCGCGTTCCCGCTGGATGTGAAGGCGGACGTGTCGGCCGCCGAGACGCAGTTCGGCCACGTCGAGCGTCCGACGCACACGAACACGACCTGGGACGCCGCGAAGTTCGAGATCTGCGCGCACCGCTGGCTGCGCGTGGGCGAGCCCGGCTGGGGCGCGGCCGTCGTCAACGACTCCACGTACGGCCACGACGTGACGCGCGAGGTGCGGCCGGACGGCGGGCAGACGACGACCGTACGGCTCTCGCTGCTGCGCGCGCCACGCTATCCGGACCCGGAGACCGACCAGGGCGTCCACCGGCTGCGGTACGCGCTCGCGCCCGGCGCGACGGTGGCCGACGCCGTGCGCGAGGGGCACTGGATCAACCTGCCGGAGCGTGTCGTGACCGGTGGCGGCGGCGTCGAGCCGCTGGTCACGGTCGAGGCGGAGGGCGGGGGCCACATCGTCGTGTCGGCGGTGAAGCCGGCCGACGACCGCGGCGGCGATGTCGTGGTGCGGCTCTACGAGGCGTCCGGCGGCAGGTCGTCCGGCACGCTGAGCGCCGGGTTCCCGCTCGGCGCGGTGACGGCGACCGATCTGCTGGAGCGGCCGCTCGCGGACGCGCCGGCGTTCGAGGTGGCGTCGGGAGGGCGCGTGGCGCTGTCCCTGCGCCCCTTCCAGATCCTCACCGTGCGTCTGACACCGGCCGGGGGCCGATGA